In Candidatus Binatia bacterium, the DNA window AATATAATCAGCAATCACCCGTGGCTTGTCGCGCCCCTGGCTGATCTGGGCCACAATATGAGGCGGCATCTGCCGTGGCTCATCGAAATAGGCCTCGAAGATGCCCGTCATCACGGTCTTTGCCTTCACACCCATCCGTGTGACGCGGACATGGAGATAAAGCTGCTCCATCAGAAAATCCTTGAGCTCACGAATCTTGATGGCCATATCCTCGCTGTAGCGAGCCACGTTGGGGGTCGCCTGGCGCAGATCTGCGTTTGACGAAACTCCGCGGCGAGCGATCTCCTCTTCGACGTTCTGAATCAGATTGGAAACCATAGCGTCAAGAATACGTCGCACCGTCTGATAGCGCAGGATCGAAAACGGAGCGTCCGGCCAACGCTCCGAAGTGACCGCGAAATGCTCTCGCCACAAGGCGACATCCCCCATACGTTCGCGCTCCAGCATTCCCGACTGAAGTCCGTCATCGATATCATGACAGTTGTATGCGATCTCGTCGGCATGATCGGCGATCTGAGCCTCGAGGCTCGGCGCCAACCCCGGATCGAAGGCGCGCACCTGAGGACGATCGAACTCCGAGGAATGCTTTACGATTCCCTCGCGAACCTCCCAGCTCAAGTTCAACCCCGGGAATTCCGGATAGCGCTGTTCGAGTTTTTCCACGATCCGCAAACTCTGCGCGTTGTGTTCAAAACCACCAAATTCAGCCATCAATCCATCGAGAACACGCTCACCCGCATGCCCAAAAGGCGTATGACCCAGATCATGCGCAAGAACGACCGCTTCCGCGAGATCCTCATTGAGCCGCAGCGCACGCGCAATCGTGCGGCTGATCTGGGCGCCCTCCATCGTGTGCGTCAGCCGCGTCCGGTAGTAATCGCCCTCGTGGTTCACAAATACCTGAGTCTTGTACTCGAGCCGTCGGAACGCGGTCGAATGCACGATCCGATCGCGATCGCGCTGAAACGCCGTCCGCAGCGGATGCTCGGGCTCCGGATGGGCGCGCCCCCGGGAATCCGACGCCATCGAAGCCCATGGTGCCAGCGTATCCCGTTCTCGTTCTTCGTAATCCTCGCGTCGCATCCTTACCGACTCCTCGGCTCTGAGGATATCGCCTCCGCGGCGGCCTCTTTCTCAGCATGGCGTGCGGCGCGACTTGCGTCCACTCGCGCACCCAGCCGCCCCGAAAGGATCAGCCAGAGCGTCGAAATCACGAATGCCGCCAGCCCAACCCAGATCAGTCTCCGTACCCACTCCATCAATCTCAATCCTAACCGCCCCAACCCCCTTTCGGCAATCGCTCGGGCCCCAACCCGACGATTCATGTTGATGTTACCGGCAACACGCCGTAGAGGTCTCCACCACCCAAGGACCGTGACCCGGGAGACAAGACGATGAACGAGCCAAACTTACCGATCGAGCGCTTTCGCCGTACCTTTCTTCTGGCGCTGGTGGGCCTGATCACCGCGGCATTCCTATGGATGATTCGGCCCTTCCTGACGCCGCTTCTCCTTGCCGCGATCCTGACGGGCCTGAGCTACCCACTACAGCAGCGAATCTCCCGCTTCACCGGTGGTCGAACAGCGCTGGCAGCAGCTCTGACCATCCTGCTTCTCCTTTTGGTCGTGGTCGGTCCCCTGCTCGCCTTTCTCGGCGTCGTTGCAAATCAGGCAGGAGACGTCACCGCCTCGATCACACCCTGGTTGCAAGAGCAGTTGGCGGCGTCCAAGGAAGGGAATCTCAGCGCAAGATTTCCCCTCCCGGAATTTCTCGCTCCCTATCAGGCCCAAATCTACTCCAAGCTGGGTGAGCTGACCTCCCTCGTCGGGCAATTCCTTTTCGCTACCGTCACCGCAGCCACGCGCGGGACGGCCAGCTTCCTCTTTGCGCTCTTCATCATGCTCTACTCCATGTTTTTCTTCCTTCGCGACGGCGAGAGCCTCCTCAAGCAAGTGCTCTACTACATTCCGCTGCGCACACAGGACGAGCTTCGCATGGTCGAGAAGTTCGTCTCCATCACACGAGCAACTCTCAAGGGTTCTCTCGTGATCGGTGTTCTTCAGGGCGCCTTGGCAGGAAGTGCCTTTGCCGTCTCGGGCGTTCCGGCCGCAGCTTTCTGGGGGACCGTGATGGCCGTGCTGTCAACGATCCCCGGCCTCGGGGCGGCACTGGTCTGGGTGCCGGCCGCTGGATGGCTCTATGTGAGCGGTCACACAGGTGCGGCCGCGGGCCTGACGGTCTGGTGCCTCACGGTCGTCAGCATGGTCGACAACGTGGTGAGGCCTCGCGTCGTGGGTCGCGATACGCAGATGTCGGATCTTATGATCATGCTCTCGACGCTCGGCGGCCTCCTCTTGTTCGGAGCAACGGGCCTCCTGGTCGGCCCGATCCTTGCGGGACTCTTTGTCACCGTCTGGGAAATCTATGGCGAGGCATTTGCGAGCTACCTGCCGGAAGTTCACCTCACGCGAGACAACGTTCCCAAATCGGCGGACGGCTCTGCCCCTGACGCGGCCGATCCCCCGAGATCCTGAACCTAAGCGCCCACGAGGACAACGCCCGGTAGGGTCGCCACGACCACTCCTGTCCTAGGTTCCAAGCCCTAATTTCGGTTGCCAATGAGGGGTGCGTTGGATAACCTTCGCTTTGTGCGAGGGGTGCCCAACTGCCGACTTCTTGAGCAGGAGCAACCGCCGAAACCGGGCAGCAGTCGCCCTGCCCCCAGGAAAGAATAGGACGAATCAATGGCTTGGGACTTTTCTACGGATCCGGAATTTCAGGAGAAACTCGACTGGGTTGCAAAATTTTGCCGGGAGGAAATCGAACCTCTCGACCTGATTTTCCCATACGCCGTCCGCTCGAAAGATCCCAA includes these proteins:
- a CDS encoding AI-2E family transporter, with amino-acid sequence MNEPNLPIERFRRTFLLALVGLITAAFLWMIRPFLTPLLLAAILTGLSYPLQQRISRFTGGRTALAAALTILLLLLVVVGPLLAFLGVVANQAGDVTASITPWLQEQLAASKEGNLSARFPLPEFLAPYQAQIYSKLGELTSLVGQFLFATVTAATRGTASFLFALFIMLYSMFFFLRDGESLLKQVLYYIPLRTQDELRMVEKFVSITRATLKGSLVIGVLQGALAGSAFAVSGVPAAAFWGTVMAVLSTIPGLGAALVWVPAAGWLYVSGHTGAAAGLTVWCLTVVSMVDNVVRPRVVGRDTQMSDLMIMLSTLGGLLLFGATGLLVGPILAGLFVTVWEIYGEAFASYLPEVHLTRDNVPKSADGSAPDAADPPRS
- a CDS encoding deoxyguanosinetriphosphate triphosphohydrolase, with protein sequence MRREDYEERERDTLAPWASMASDSRGRAHPEPEHPLRTAFQRDRDRIVHSTAFRRLEYKTQVFVNHEGDYYRTRLTHTMEGAQISRTIARALRLNEDLAEAVVLAHDLGHTPFGHAGERVLDGLMAEFGGFEHNAQSLRIVEKLEQRYPEFPGLNLSWEVREGIVKHSSEFDRPQVRAFDPGLAPSLEAQIADHADEIAYNCHDIDDGLQSGMLERERMGDVALWREHFAVTSERWPDAPFSILRYQTVRRILDAMVSNLIQNVEEEIARRGVSSNADLRQATPNVARYSEDMAIKIRELKDFLMEQLYLHVRVTRMGVKAKTVMTGIFEAYFDEPRQMPPHIVAQISQGRDKPRVIADYIAGMTDRFALVEYRKLFDPLEKV